The following are encoded in a window of Rhodothermales bacterium genomic DNA:
- the era gene encoding GTPase Era: MEPELLLPDDVPAGHRCGYAALIGQPNVGKSTLINALVGQKLSIVTPKPQTTRHRILGILSAPAYQIVLLDTPGIIEPRYRLQEAMMRNVRHAISDADVLLFMADATRDTPDSLGLSFVGERPSFLLLNKIDLIRQEDALPLAQVYLNAFPFKEVFPISALTGFNLQPMLTTLLTYLPEGPPFYPKDQLSEHPERFFIAEIIREKIFLKYSQEVPYSTQVNVVTYEEREGKKDMLHAEIVVERDSQKAILIGKGGSALKRIGIAARKDIEAFTGRPLYMQLHVKVRERWRSNDTFLRSFGFEA, from the coding sequence ATGGAACCCGAACTCCTGCTTCCCGACGACGTCCCCGCCGGCCACCGTTGCGGCTACGCGGCCCTCATCGGCCAACCCAACGTCGGCAAGAGTACGCTCATCAACGCACTCGTCGGTCAAAAATTGTCGATCGTGACGCCCAAGCCGCAGACGACGCGGCACCGCATCCTGGGCATTCTTTCGGCGCCGGCGTATCAGATCGTTCTCCTGGACACGCCAGGTATCATCGAGCCCCGCTACCGACTGCAAGAGGCGATGATGCGTAACGTCCGCCACGCGATTTCGGACGCCGACGTGCTGCTCTTCATGGCGGACGCCACCCGCGACACGCCGGACTCGCTCGGCCTCTCCTTCGTAGGCGAACGGCCCAGCTTCCTACTGCTGAACAAGATCGACCTGATCCGGCAGGAGGATGCCCTCCCCCTGGCTCAGGTCTACCTCAATGCCTTCCCCTTCAAGGAGGTGTTCCCCATCTCGGCGCTCACCGGCTTCAACCTCCAGCCGATGCTCACGACGTTGCTCACGTATCTTCCTGAAGGACCACCCTTTTACCCCAAGGACCAGCTCAGCGAACACCCGGAACGCTTTTTTATCGCCGAGATCATCCGCGAGAAGATCTTTCTAAAGTACAGCCAGGAAGTACCCTACTCCACTCAGGTGAACGTTGTCACCTACGAAGAGCGCGAAGGGAAGAAGGATATGCTACACGCCGAAATCGTCGTCGAGCGGGATTCGCAGAAGGCGATCCTCATTGGCAAGGGCGGGAGCGCTCTCAAGCGGATAGGCATCGCGGCGCGGAAAGACATCGAGGCATTCACCGGCCGGCCGCTGTACATGCAACTGCACGTCAAGGTGCGTGAGCGCTGGCGCAGCAACGACACCTTCCTGCGCTCCTTCGGCTTCGAGGCCTGA
- a CDS encoding pyridoxine 5'-phosphate synthase codes for MTPNAVLEPTHLLINVDHVATLRNARQARFPDPVHAAVLAEKAGADGIVFHPREDRRHITDRDVRLLKETVTTKLDFELSTNEEVVAFCCEIRPHLATLVPERRQEITTEGGLDVRAHRSRLQIVTRRLFDAGIEEVAYFVDPVLGQIDACADAGASCIELHTGDYANAGTVKTRVAQADRLAAASIHAHTLGLRVHAGHGLDYQNYALFKHTVPHIHEVSIGFAIVARALLVGFEEAVREMLRVVKG; via the coding sequence ATGACGCCAAACGCCGTGCTCGAACCCACGCACCTCCTGATCAACGTTGACCACGTGGCAACCCTCAGAAATGCGCGTCAAGCACGCTTTCCGGATCCCGTGCATGCCGCCGTGCTGGCTGAGAAGGCCGGCGCGGACGGTATCGTATTCCATCCGCGGGAGGACCGTCGTCACATCACGGACAGGGATGTGCGCCTGCTCAAGGAGACGGTGACCACAAAGCTCGATTTCGAACTTTCAACGAACGAAGAGGTGGTCGCATTTTGCTGCGAAATCAGGCCTCATCTGGCGACACTGGTGCCGGAACGACGCCAGGAGATCACTACGGAAGGCGGGCTGGATGTACGGGCCCACCGGAGCCGGCTTCAGATCGTCACCCGGCGGCTCTTCGACGCCGGTATCGAGGAAGTGGCCTATTTTGTCGACCCGGTCCTCGGGCAGATCGACGCCTGCGCGGATGCCGGCGCCTCCTGCATCGAACTCCATACGGGCGACTACGCCAATGCAGGCACGGTGAAAACACGTGTGGCCCAGGCCGATCGCCTCGCCGCCGCATCCATTCATGCCCACACCCTGGGCCTGCGGGTGCATGCCGGCCATGGACTCGACTACCAGAATTACGCACTCTTCAAGCACACGGTCCCCCACATACACGAAGTATCCATCGGGTTCGCTATCGTCGCCCGCGCCCTGCTCGTAGGGTTCGAGGAAGCCGTCCGCGAGATGCTCCGCGTCGTCAAAGGATAA